The Jaculus jaculus isolate mJacJac1 chromosome 1, mJacJac1.mat.Y.cur, whole genome shotgun sequence nucleotide sequence CCACACCAAGTTTCAGGCCATGGGTATAGTAACCTGCAATGTCCAGCTCATCATTAGTTGGCTAAGGCAGGATGAAGGCACCTATTCAATGGAGGGAAGTCTGAGGTGTTCTGAGGCTGGGGTGGAGAGTGCAGAAAGTAGGAAGCCCTCTTCCTGAAGAACACTTCCTCCCCAGACCCGTCTCCGTGGGCAGTCTGCGATTCTGGCATTGCATGTGTTGAAAACACCTGAGCAAAAgtggcttatgagaggaaagggttcatcTCAGCTCACAGACTGCAGTGGAAGCTTCACCATGGTGTGAAAAGCATAGCACAAGCAGGACACTGACTCACACTGTCACATATCAACAGGGAGATAGCAGAGTAACTAGGCGAGCTATGAACGCCCAGTAGGTCTGCACTAATAAACCCCAGGGTTCGTCCACACTGACctcactcctccagcaaggctgtaccttccaaaggctccacgcccttctcaaactgccaccagctgaggaccatgtATTTAAAAGCACATGAGGTACAGGGGCATTTTACATTGAAATCGTAAGTTTCCCATTCTCTGTCCATGTCTCTTGTCCATGTCTCTTGGAGTTTAGATCTCTCATCACGAGCTGTTCTAAGAGTTAGGCCTGAGACAAGAGAGTGACTCTGCTTGGCCAGTCAACAAATAGGTCCTTTGGCAAGAGGGAAAAGCATGCACGTGGCTGCACAGGATAAATCCTGGCATGGTGTTCCTAGGTACGCAGCCATGGGAACTCCAGGTAGTCCAGAGCCAAGGTCAGGCATTGCTGTCTGCCTTCCCAGGCTGATTCTGAATCAGCAAACACAGCCAGCGCTTGGGGACAGTGGGGCAGGAAGGCGAAGGAGAGGACACATAGTGATGTGGAGCATGGATGTGCTCCGTCACATCAGCAGGACCCTAGAGGAGGTTGCTTGGGGACACAAACTGGCTGGGTGCCTTCCTGACTTGGGCACTTGCTTGAAACTGTTGTGGAGGTCACAGGCCAGAAGAGGAGGAGCACGGTTCCTGGGTGTTAAGGAAAGAGGCTCTGCAGTCCTGCTGTGAGCTTGTGCGGTCCAACGCCCTGCAAGAGACCTGAGGCTGAGCGAGCCCTGTCCACTCTCCCAGCAGCTCCCAGCTGTGTGATGGTCCCTGCCCCAAAGCGGCTCTATCCTGCTTGTCCCTCCTCTGCTGTCTATGGCAGTGAAGCACCTCTCTGTCACGTAGTCCTCTAACCCTGTGCTCTGTTTTCTGACAGCCTCCCAGAGAGCACACTGCTCCTGCACCAGCCGCTGATGATCCTGCGTGTCCTGGTGGTGTTCCTTGTCCCGAGGGCGATCTCAGTAGTGTGGCCTCAGCTCAGGTTTGTGCCTTTTCCTCTTCCCCCCAGTCCTGTCTGCTCACCCCATCCTCTTCCTCTAAGGACTGAGTCTTGCTCCCCgtcccctctctgtctgtctgttggattatttccaaggcagggtctcactgtaacccacgCTGATTTGGGATTTACTCTGTAGcattgggtgctgggattaaagacattcagCACCGTGCCTGGCGGTgtcctctctccattctctcttctgctgGCTTTGTCATCAGTCACACAATGGATGTGCCTGAAAGAGCAGTGGAGACGGGGGCAGGAtggttgtaagttcaaggccagactgggtacataataaattctatgTCTGGATTAAAAGGTGAGACACCGTCTctataaaaccaaaccaaacaatcaACAGCAGAGGACCGAGATTGTTAACCCGTGGCCTGGCGTGTgcaaggacttcagtttgatccCAAGTCTACAGAAAATCATGatgcaggctgggcatggtggttcagtTCGTTACTCCCagttactggggaggctgagacaagaggattgttTGAGGCCAGGAGTGTGAGAACAGCCACGGCAAGATAGGAAAACCCccatctgaaaacaaaacacacaagaaaTGTGGCCATGGGCTCGAGATGCCAGGGAAAATGTCCAGTATGATGGCAGGTGCAGGAGTGTCACCTGGACAGTTACTGGACGGCCACTGGTGCATCCGCTCGCTCCTGTGCTTGCTCGGTCTTGAGTGAGATTTCTGTCCTTGCAGTGTCCTGAGgtcagtagagagagagaggccctcAAGCTGGAGCTGGACAAGATGAAGTAAGGAGGGATGGGAGGGGGAAGTCTGGGGGATTTCTTTATGGGGATGGCGGGAAGCCCAGGGGACAGCTTTGGCCATGTGTAGAGCCAAGTTGTAGTCCCAGCCGTGCATGTGACTCATGGGTGGTCTATGGTCACAAGTGTCCTCTCTGTGACCTGTCATTTGTGAACAGTTCTGTTGTACAttggatctttctttcttttacttttctttctttttttttttgttttgttttgttttgttttcaaggtagtgttttacTCTAACCTAGGTTGACTTGGAAATTACCGTGTAGTCTCAGTATAGCCTTGAATTattccacttctgcctcctgggtgcaaggattaaaggcgtgtgccacaatgccctgtcacctttggatctccagctgccaaTGTCCAGCGGCGTGTGTGGCCAGGCTCACACTTCAGTCCCAAGAGTGGTTCTGAGtgttctttgttcctttctttctgctttgtctCTGGACACAGAAAAATTAACAACGAGCTGAACCAGGCCAAATGTGATCTGGAGAAGAAATGTGAAGATCTGACAGCTGAGAAAGCTGCTGTGGTATTTCAGGTGGAGGAGCTGCAGCAGCAGGTGAGGAGCGGGTCCTTGCCTCTGAGCCCCAGCTTGCGGCATCCTTGAGGGTAGCCTTGTGCTAAGAGCTGGCTGAATTGGATCCTCCTTCTGGTCTTGGCATAGAATTCtccagaaaggattttttttttaatggaaacctGACCACAAAATATCAATgatacatttcattttaaattaaaaaaatgtttgagcgAGACATggagagaattgttgtgccaggacctccagccactggaatcaaactccagatgggtatgccaccttgtgcacatttgcGATCTAGCACGCTTGCATGTACTTGTGCGTCTGGGTTACatggggacctggagattcaaacatgggtccacAGGCTAtgcatgcaagcacttttaagggctaaagcatctctccagcccacaatttcatttatttatttatttattagtttattagtttatttgagacagaaagaagagaaagggaaagagaaagaaagaaacttgagagagagaaagagaatgggtgcaacaaggcctctggacactgccaatgaacgccagatgcatgtgcaccttgtgcatctggcctccatGGAAACCAGAGAATTGCACGTGGGTCAGTAAACTTCACAGGAACACGTTCTAAGTGCTGAAatttttctccagccccacaatgtttaattttaaagggcCATTACTGAAAGTTTTCATTGTGTATTCTGTATTTATCTTTTAATCAAATGAGGAACAAGGGACCATTTTGAAGACCTTAACTTAAAGGACTTttgtgtttggttggtttttagaTGTAGAgactctccctagcccaggctgacctggaattcactatgtagtctcaaggtggcctcgaaccctacctctgcctcctgagtgctaggattgaaggcatgtgccactacacctggcttacaggacttttaaaaaaagaattttatttttatttgagagagagagatagagtgagagtggAGAGGAGGAGTGGAAAATGGGTGAGCCATAGCAAACTAACCCtaggtgcatgtgcatctgacatatgtaggttctggggagttgaatctggattcttaggcttctcaggtaagtgccttatcaACAAAACCACATCTGCAGCTCtagtttgtattttttgagatgaggtgTCAATGTAGCCCAGGGGGATTTGGAACtcatatgtagctgaggctggccttgaatttgtggaaATCTTCTTACCTCATTTTTCCAAGTGTTGAGATTCTAGATATGACCCACTCTGTCTGGTGGAAAGGCCACCTTTTACACATTCCATTTATAAGTCCAGGCAGGCCATATAATTCCTCTCTATATAAACTTTTCTTACATGGTCATGGCCTTGAGTTGTAACTGAAGATAGTTTACGCCCTTTAACGGGATTCTGAATAATAACCTGGACTCTCCAAATTGCAACTGTTTCTTTTCCTCATGCAATTGCCTAGCCACTCGTTGCTGGCCAAGAAATGGGCCAGGAGATAGTTGGAGGTGCTGGATAGACAGTGTAGAGCCCACCACAGATCAGCTGTACCCTAGGGAACAAGTGACCCCAGAGTCCTGAATACCACCTGTGAATATTTCTCTGACTGTTAGAGGTGGGATCCCTGGCTCCTCCTTGACCCTGCAGAAGCCTGGAGTCTCCACTTTAGGGgtgaacttaaaaattttttttttgttattcatttttattttatttgagagcgacacagagagagagagaatgggcatgccagggcttacagccactgcaaatgaactccagacacatgcgccctttgtgcatctggctaatgtcggtcctagggaatcgagcctcaaaccgggatccttaggcttcacaggcaagcgcttaaccactaagccatcactccagcccaggggtGAACTTTAATGACCCAAGGTTCCAGATGGATTCAGAACTGAGCTGCAGTAGTCACTGTTGAAATGCTTGACGTGATTATTGCAGTTAGTTCCCTGAACGTCAAGATTAGCAGCTTCCTCCTAGACCTGCTGAGGATTCAATGAGAAAACTTGTGGAAACTGTTGGATATTAGGAAACGGCACTGAAGCATGGGTTCGCTGCCTCTGCTCATCCCCAGGTGGGGTCTAAATGTCACAGAAGATGATGAGGTGTGAAGCTGAGTGCGGGAGACATGGGCTCTCTGAGCTCCCGTTTATCCACGGAGAGTCTGGAGGCGGCCAGCATCAGTCCTCACTCCCCCGTCTTCCTGCAGGTCCATCAGAAGAGCCAAGAGGTTCAGGATCTGCAGCAGCAGAGGGAGCAGTGCCTGGCCCTCAAGCACAGATATGCAGCGGCCTTTCAGCAGCTCCGGGTGGCCTGTCAGCAGCTCAAGTTTGAAAACTACACCCTGCACGAACAGTTTGCACCTCAGGGCCTGATTGGGGACCAGCTGAAGTATACGGTGGCCCAAACCAGGGTGGCAGCTGACATTGCAGAGACTGATCTTGTTGTGACAGACACCCTATGTAGTGGAGACAGCATGGTGAGCTGTGCTCTCCCCTACCCCTCCTCCCTGCGTCCCCTTGTGCCCTCCTGACCTCATGCCCTTACTGCAGGTGGATCAGAAGAGCCAGGAGGCTCGTGATCTTGAGGAGCAGCTGCACCAGTGCCTGACCCACCTGCAGCGCTATGAAGGGTGCCACCCGCAGCTCCGGGCTGCCTATGATCGCCTCAGAGGTGAGCAGGAGGCGCTGCACAGGCAGTTGGTGCTGCAGAGCCAGCACGTGGTCCTGCTGCAGCACAGCGAGGCCCAGGCCAAGATGGAGGCCCAGAGAGCCCAGCAGGAACTGCAGGAGGCGCAGGTGAGACATTGGTGAGGCTGGGCGCAAGTGGGAGGCGGTGCCACTCCTGTGTAGGACCAGTTCAGGATTCCACTGACACTTGAAATTTCCTATTTTGGCCCCAGACTCAAATCACGATGCTCGAAGCATGCGTCCTGGAGCTGAAGGAGCTCATGGAGGACGTCTACCATAAGTGTGTGCTGCTCTCTGCAGAGTCCGACAGCACTGGTGAGCAGAGCCTGGCCCACGCCAGGGGGCTGCACGTGGGATGATGGGCCATAGATATTACATGGTCTGAGTCTGTTCATCTGCGTGCCATCCACACAGGAGATTACACTGCCATCACTCAGCACCAGAGGGCATCGATGAAGGCACATGccatagaaaaagagaattgcATTAGTGTtctgaagcaggaggaggaggagatgcagGTAGGACCCTGAGACGTCTGAGCGCCTCTCTCTTCAGATCAAGTTGTCGGCGCGGCAGCAGCTCGGACCAAGACAGGAAAAGAAGGGTTGGTGGAAGTTCTTTGGATCCCTCCTGAATACTGCTAATCAGCCCACTCCAGGGCTCCCAGGAACCCAGGATGGCAGCACTTCTGACCAACATGGTAGTAAGTAGAGCCTCGGGTAGGAGTTAGCAGGGGATAGACATGCCCGCAGGAGTGCTGGCATGGGGTTGGACATACACAGGGCAGCGGTGGCATGACCCTCACAGCACTGTCCCCGTCCTTCCCACAGATCTTCAGGAGGTGGGGCCTGAACAAGGCAAGGCTGTGGAGGCCGCTCCTCATGAGAAACCCACTGCACAGCTATTGGTACAGCTGCTCTCTTGGATCCAGAGCCCTGGGAATGCCTGAGCTTGGGCAGCAAACCCTCATCCCGTTTCTACCATCACCATGAGAATGCAAACAGGATCATGCCCAAGTCCCCACCCCTCCTTCCTTAGACCCACTGACACTCTGGCTAAGATCATTTTGGCAGCATTTTAATGGTCCATAACCTTGGCAGGACAGTGTGTGGGGATCGTGCTGAGCTCAGCAGAGGTCCTGCCTGTGGTTCCACCTTTTTCACCttttttcctcccctcttctttttcttttttgtttgtttttattgtgttctcctttcctccctcctaccATCTCTCCGAAAAGTTATGAGTTAACAGAAATTGTTTTCAGAACAAGAGAAATTCCTGACTTTTATAACCTTGTGGTGGAAGGGTCTGTGAGTAGACATAAGGCTGCTACAGGGTTGATGTGACTAGCGTACTGTTGTTAGGGGTAAGAGAAGGCACTGGATAGGAGAGAGTCAGAAATCAAAGCACCTTCTGCTCCTGCTGTCCCGCCCAGGCAGGAAGCTTTCTCTCAGTGCACCTAGGGTCAGAAGGGAAGGAACTGCACAGGGCCTGAGTAACGcctatcattcttttttaaaattaagcctttttattgacaatatcctTACGATAGACAGTAtgccattatctccctcccttttctcctaGTTCCCCTGCACGGGgtctcctcttctttccaaccagtgtCTCTCCTGTGTTGATGTCATCCGTTTCCCCTTCCTATTCTACAGTTGTTGTGAGCGTAGCTGCATCCGATGCCAAGGTTGCACGGTGTCTTGAAGACAGTAGTGAATGCACTCCTCTTCTTCCTTGGCCTCAgacattctctcttccccctccttcaccaagtccctgagccttggagggtggggTAGTGCTGAGAATAgacgcttctctaaccaaaagtgtgaaTATATTGGATGGGCGtcctttgctagcaagtgcctttaactgcggagccatgcAACCAGCTCCACTGTGTCTTCTTCTCTTTGCCCACCTTGTAGGAACAGCAGGAGGCCCTCGGCCAGCAGCCCACCCTGAGCCTGCTCACTCTTTCCTCCCCACAGGAACACCTGGAAGGCATGGGCCAGGAGAATCTGCCAGGCCAAATTGATACCGGCCAGAACCGCCTCAGCTCCTGTGACAAGCCCTGTATCCCTTTTTTCTACAAGGattatgatattattattatttaaaagctTCCTGCAGGACAGCCCTAAACCTGGAGTGGGATCACAGGCCCAGCACTCTCCATCCACCTCTGGTCATCTCAGAGGACGATCACCATACTCATGGGCCTCTACACAAAACCAGGCAAGGCAGCGTGGATTGGGGCTGTTCAAGCTTTTACCTTCTGCAGCAGGGATGACCCCTGTAGGAAAGCATATTTTGGGGCATCTCTCTGATGTATCTTCCATGCTATCATTTCATTATCAATAAATAGACTTAATCATCCTGCTGGTCCTTGTGTGTTCCTGTCATTGAGTCCTGGGTTATGAGCAAAAGGGAGCTTTTTCTTGTGTAACCCAAGTGTCTGATGTGTGTGTCAGCCCTGTTTGTCACCCAGTCATGAATACAATGGTTATTACAGCTGCCCTGCACTTGCTATGAAGAAGATGCCAAGAAATGACTGTTTTCACATGGCTTTTGGTCCTTTGGATTGGGCAGCAAGGCCTCTATTGACTGCCCATCTCCCAGCTCCAGCCCATTCTTCTCTTGAAATGCATGTCTTTGGTAAAAAACATGTGACCTGTGAGATTTCTTTGTACCACAGGGATagtcgctgggcgtggtggcgcgcgcctttaatcccagcacacgggaggcagaggtaggaggatcgccatgagttcgagtccaccctaagactccatagtaaattccaggtcagcctaggctacagtgagaccgtacctcgtaTTTATTTTCACTCAGGAAGTGCCGCTATTTCCCCTGAGGTTTCCAATTCTTATACCATACTTAAGTTATTTAATGTCaacagaatgaaaataaatagttactgtatttgttctgtttttcccTATTATCTTTGaccaaaacattattttaagctggacgtggtggtgcacgcatttaatcccagcacttcggggtcagagagaggtaggagcatcaccatgaattggaggccactgggctagggtgagaccctatcttgaaaaacaaaaagataaacaaaacaaaaaaatacatggctggagagatggcttagcggttgagcgcttgcctctgaagcctaaggaccccggttcgaggcacagttccccaggacccacgttaggcagatgaacaagggggtgcatgcatctggatttactttgcagtggctggaggccttggtatgcccattctctctctcttactctctgcctctttctctctgtctgttactctcaaataagcatgtaagaataaccaaaaaaacaagtaaaaatcaaCTGGTTCACTTACGACAGTAACTGTTTCCCCTGGTTGAGGGACAACAGATACTTCTTTGTCCCCCATCGTACCACTCATTTTCCTCAGCGAGCAGAACAAGAGGCTCTAGCACCACTTACGTGCAACTAGGATGTCGTCAATTGTGATCGCTGTAGCAGGAACGTCTCTGTGAAAGTGGCCAAGCTGGCGATGGGAAGGCAGCCATACTTCCTGATGAATTCCTGCAGGAAACAGGGTAAGGGCAAACTTCAGGAAGAAGAGCTCCCTGGCCAGGCTGGCTGAAAGAGGCAGGGTTGTTTCTGCGGAGAACTCACTGGAGAGCCGCCCTCAAAGTAGCCGTTGTGACAGATGTGTCATCCAGAATCTGATCCACAGAGTCCAGAGTCTCACTCAGCAGCTGACTCATCATAGAATCAAGAAAGTCTTGAGAAACTGCCATGGAGGGTCTGTAACACAGCTCTGAGTCCTTCCTTGCAAGTATAAGGCCCTGAGTGTGAAGACCCAGGACCTACACAAAAATGCCTAGAGTGGTGGCCTGTGCCTGCAGTCCCAGGGCGGGGGAAGGGGAGACAGGATGATCCCTAGGACTTGTTGGTCAGCCAGTTTACTGGTGAGATTCAGGAAAGAGGCCCTATGATTTCAAAGGAGGTGGCAGTACTCCCGGGAATGACCCCacggttgtcctctgtcctccacatgcatggacatacatgtgcacctgcacccaATAGCTGTGCTCATGTGTTCATAAAAGGAGAGAAATGGACAAGGGGCATACAGCCAGTTTACCACTGAGAGATgagaaatctaaaatatgtttacttgatgTCAAGGTTTTAACCAGTAGACAAAATGAGTCTTGTGgctaaggcctcactcattaacagctcactgattcTAATTAGTTATGGTTTAAAGGTTACAAAGACTGTCTTTAagtctctcaataaaataaatatgttcctCGGTCAAGGTTTCAACCCCTGTCCTCTAACAACAGTTAGGATGTCTTCTCATGAATtggagtacagttagggtgactggacccctgaaggtaaaaaggcagggcagtttgcacttgctagaattcAAAAATTATctcacttcttatctcttgccttaGACCTGTTtgtccacaaacaaccaggacccctcctgggaggcagGGCTTTCATagcatttaaacattgtggttggtcaagttcagcgccctagaacttggtgtcagggctactctcttcttgagacagcccctagccctaaccaaccagctgtccctctggttcacctgagctggacaACAGCCCACCACTAGAGAGTTATAAGTACCTTTCCAAGGGGAGGGTGTGCTCTCTgtccacttgggaacttccagctgtgggtgagtttttcctcagctgggcctgggctggcttgacCTAGGCCCAGCTGGGTTGAGCCAAGGAGCACCCTAGCCCttattctccacatgggttctttatcccttccGATTCCCCACATACCAGGAGctccttttactttcttttctctcttttctttccactttttttttcccagaacctCCATGTAGGATTTCTAGCCATGTAGATGTCTTTTATTGGCTCTATACTTCcctgaatatatataaaaaatttaaggcTTATAATTTAGACCTCCAGACACCTGCCTGGAGGCAGCCACACTGGtctgatcctagggtccagccctaaggtgtagggatggatttggaatttcagtctaaagacaGGCCAAGTGCCCAAGCTttgcctggagctcctgaagtgtgcttgcttgtgctggtctGTTGgtgatggcttctctctctgtctgcttggtccaGTAAAAAGGAACCAACTTCTATCTTTATAGaatttcccctagatctgtaagcatcaaattAATTTCCTTCCTCTGTTAACTGTATTGGTTTGAAAGTTCATACCCAAAGCGGAAGCTGACTGCTATAGAATAGGTTGTGAGGAGTGAGACTTCCTGAAATGATTCTAGgtggattttgttctttttgaacTTGTTTGCTGGAGGAATGAGAAATTTATCACT carries:
- the LOC123455506 gene encoding golgin subfamily A member 2-like, with product MKKINNELNQAKCDLEKKCEDLTAEKAAVVFQVEELQQQVHQKSQEVQDLQQQREQCLALKHRYAAAFQQLRVACQQLKFENYTLHEQFAPQGLIGDQLKYTVAQTRVAADIAETDLVVTDTLCSGDSMVDQKSQEARDLEEQLHQCLTHLQRYEGCHPQLRAAYDRLRGEQEALHRQLVLQSQHVVLLQHSEAQAKMEAQRAQQELQEAQTQITMLEACVLELKELMEDVYHKCVLLSAESDSTGDYTAITQHQRASMKAHAIEKENCISVLKQEEEEMQIKLSARQQLGPRQEKKGWWKFFGSLLNTANQPTPGLPGTQDGSTSDQHGRTPGRHGPGESARPN